The Streptococcus sp. 29896 genome includes a region encoding these proteins:
- a CDS encoding HNH endonuclease: MSKRSTIKTTITEIVDYWTNKVYEGDLSVDWSEAHERCWRCAHKTRLERCHIIPHASGGEDRSSNLVLLCKRCHLENPNVVDPEIMWDWLKAYQTSLYDTFWIVQGFKEYKKIYGNDFFEQLQEFGVTEVEQVKSLMSEKMKGSIRHFGEPHLNIATVAGILRIIYKDITKNNSGQ, encoded by the coding sequence TTGAGTAAAAGGTCAACGATAAAGACGACAATCACAGAAATAGTAGATTATTGGACAAATAAAGTCTATGAAGGTGATTTAAGTGTTGATTGGTCGGAAGCACACGAGAGATGCTGGCGATGTGCACATAAGACTAGGCTAGAACGATGTCATATTATTCCACATGCAAGTGGGGGAGAAGATAGGTCTTCGAATTTGGTCTTGTTATGTAAAAGATGTCACCTAGAGAATCCAAATGTTGTAGACCCAGAGATTATGTGGGATTGGCTTAAAGCTTATCAAACATCCTTGTACGATACTTTTTGGATTGTACAAGGTTTTAAGGAATACAAAAAGATATATGGTAACGACTTCTTTGAACAGTTACAGGAATTTGGAGTGACAGAAGTAGAGCAGGTCAAATCTCTAATGAGTGAAAAAATGAAAGGCAGTATTCGTCACTTTGGGGAACCTCATCTCAATATAGCAACAGTTGCAGGCATCCTTAGAATAATTTATAAGGACATCACTAAAAATAACTCAGGGCAATAA
- the rlmD gene encoding 23S rRNA (uracil(1939)-C(5))-methyltransferase RlmD, with protein sequence MLEKNQIVEVDIIDLTHEGQGVAKLDGFVFFVDNALPGERIKMKILKLKKNIGFGKVEEWLSISADRNQDLDLTYLRTGIADLGHLNYPAQLAFKKKQVETSLRKIAGLTDITVADTIGMDSPFAYRNKAAVPVRRVNGQLETGFFRKNSHDLIPIEDFYIQHPEIDQVIAFTRDQLRKLDLKPYDEKEQTGLIRNIIVRRGHYSGQLMLVLVTTRPKIFRVETLVERLTTAFPNLVSIIQNINDQNTNAILGQEFRLLHGSETIVDTMLGNEFEISAPSFYQVNTEMAEHLYQVAIDFAAVDSEDIVIDAYSGIGTIGLSFAKQVKHVYGVEVIPEAVADSLKNAERNGISNVTYVCDSAEAAMQNWVKEGIQPTVIVVDPPRKGLTDSFIKASASVQPDKLVYISCNVATMARDIKLYEELGYKLTKVQPTDLFPNTHHIEVVGLLEKRN encoded by the coding sequence ATGTTAGAAAAAAATCAAATTGTTGAAGTAGATATTATTGACTTGACTCACGAGGGCCAAGGGGTTGCCAAGTTAGACGGCTTTGTCTTTTTCGTGGACAATGCCCTACCAGGTGAGCGTATCAAGATGAAAATCCTCAAGCTCAAAAAGAATATCGGTTTTGGTAAGGTGGAAGAATGGTTGAGTATCTCAGCTGACCGCAATCAGGACTTGGATTTAACCTATCTAAGAACGGGGATTGCTGATTTGGGGCATTTGAACTATCCTGCCCAGTTGGCTTTCAAGAAGAAGCAGGTGGAAACTAGCCTGCGTAAAATTGCAGGTCTGACAGATATAACTGTTGCAGATACGATTGGTATGGATAGTCCCTTTGCCTATCGTAATAAGGCTGCCGTTCCTGTCCGTCGTGTCAATGGACAGCTAGAAACAGGTTTTTTCAGAAAGAATTCTCATGATTTGATTCCTATTGAAGACTTTTACATCCAGCATCCAGAGATTGATCAGGTCATCGCATTTACCCGTGATCAGCTACGTAAACTGGATCTCAAGCCCTATGATGAAAAAGAGCAGACAGGCCTGATTCGCAATATCATCGTCCGCCGTGGGCATTATTCTGGTCAGCTCATGCTTGTTTTGGTGACGACACGTCCAAAGATTTTCCGTGTAGAAACCTTGGTGGAACGCTTGACAACCGCCTTTCCAAATCTGGTGTCCATTATCCAAAACATCAATGATCAGAACACTAATGCGATTCTTGGCCAGGAATTTCGTCTTTTGCATGGCTCTGAAACCATTGTCGATACCATGTTGGGCAATGAATTTGAGATCTCTGCCCCATCTTTCTATCAGGTCAATACGGAAATGGCAGAGCATCTTTACCAAGTGGCCATTGACTTTGCAGCGGTCGATTCTGAGGATATTGTCATCGATGCCTACTCTGGAATCGGCACTATTGGCCTCTCCTTTGCCAAGCAAGTCAAGCATGTCTACGGCGTAGAGGTCATTCCAGAAGCGGTGGCTGATTCCCTGAAAAATGCCGAGCGAAATGGCATTTCCAATGTAACCTATGTTTGCGATAGTGCAGAAGCTGCCATGCAAAATTGGGTCAAGGAAGGTATTCAACCAACAGTTATCGTCGTTGACCCACCACGAAAAGGCCTGACAGACAGCTTCATCAAGGCAAGTGCCTCTGTCCAGCCAGACAAGCTAGTCTATATCTCCTGCAACGTAGCCACCATGGCGCGTGATATCAAGCTCTATGAAGAATTGGGCTACAAACTGACCAAGGTACAGCCAACTGATTTATTTCCAAATACGCATCATATCGAAGTAGTTGGTTTATTGGAAAAACGCAACTAG
- a CDS encoding LCP family protein — protein MTKYKGILSHHEELRIDYLQKNIHYLNDKEKRELAYLQQKLELRQTYGSQTSPVQESRPSRRKSRSRSLPVEEDEDLLPDWNEDHGKDKWKKSAQVVTDWEENGEEELPTYPKKERMRKPFFVKKEPVAKPKKKKRGFKTYFKWFLMAIGLVLLAMGFMALKGYTSVENKATSEVFYGENTSNGVNILILGTDGRVGETSDATRTDSIMVLNVNNSDNKVKMVSFMRDTLIDIGGYDYKLNVAYTFGEQNNQQGAENVRQVLKENFDIDIKYYAMIDFSTFATAIDTLFPNGVTIDAQFGTVNGYDVTEVDVPDDLNMENGVVPSQTIQEGVQQMDGRTLLNYARFRKDDENDFGRTRRQQQVMAAILSQVKNPSKLFTGAEAIGKVYALTSTNIPGSFVFTDGIATVLDGANGIEQTTIPEYGDWIDEYDVYGGLGLKIDFYKYQEKLAALGLR, from the coding sequence ATGACCAAATACAAGGGAATCCTCAGTCATCATGAGGAATTACGAATTGATTATTTACAAAAAAATATCCACTATTTAAACGACAAGGAAAAGCGAGAGTTAGCTTATCTGCAACAAAAACTAGAGTTGCGTCAGACCTATGGTTCGCAAACTAGTCCTGTTCAGGAATCGAGACCTTCCAGACGAAAATCTCGGTCTCGTAGTTTACCTGTCGAAGAGGATGAGGATCTTCTCCCAGATTGGAATGAAGACCATGGAAAGGATAAGTGGAAGAAATCTGCTCAGGTGGTGACTGACTGGGAGGAAAATGGTGAGGAAGAGTTGCCAACATACCCCAAAAAAGAGCGGATGCGCAAACCCTTCTTTGTCAAAAAAGAACCAGTAGCTAAGCCTAAAAAGAAAAAGCGAGGCTTCAAAACCTATTTTAAATGGTTTTTAATGGCTATCGGTTTGGTCTTGTTGGCCATGGGCTTTATGGCCTTGAAAGGCTATACTTCTGTTGAGAATAAAGCTACTAGTGAGGTCTTTTATGGTGAAAATACCAGTAATGGTGTCAATATTTTGATTCTAGGAACGGATGGTCGAGTCGGAGAAACATCAGACGCTACCCGAACAGACTCTATCATGGTCTTGAATGTCAATAACAGTGACAACAAGGTGAAAATGGTTAGCTTTATGCGGGATACTTTGATTGACATTGGTGGCTATGACTATAAGCTAAATGTTGCCTATACCTTTGGAGAGCAAAATAACCAGCAAGGAGCTGAAAATGTTCGTCAGGTCTTAAAAGAGAATTTTGATATTGATATTAAATATTATGCCATGATTGACTTTTCAACCTTTGCGACAGCTATCGATACACTTTTTCCAAATGGAGTCACTATTGACGCACAGTTTGGAACCGTAAATGGCTACGATGTCACAGAGGTTGATGTCCCTGATGATCTCAATATGGAAAATGGTGTTGTGCCAAGTCAGACCATTCAAGAAGGTGTACAGCAAATGGATGGCCGTACCCTGCTCAACTATGCTCGATTCCGTAAAGATGATGAGAATGACTTTGGTCGAACACGACGCCAACAACAGGTTATGGCAGCCATTTTGTCACAGGTTAAAAATCCAAGCAAACTCTTTACAGGTGCTGAGGCAATCGGTAAAGTCTATGCTCTCACATCTACCAATATCCCGGGTAGTTTTGTCTTTACAGATGGAATTGCCACTGTCTTAGATGGTGCTAATGGGATTGAGCAAACCACAATTCCAGAATATGGGGATTGGATAGATGAGTATGATGTTTATGGTGGACTGGGTTTGAAAATTGATTTCTATAAATACCAAGAAAAGCTTGCAGCACTTGGTTTACGGTAG
- the pheA gene encoding prephenate dehydratase: MQVAYLGPRGSFTHHVAQQAFPEADLLAYGTITEVIKAFESGQVEYSVVPVENSIEGSVHETIDYLFHQAEIHAVAEVVQPIAQQLLATSADKPIEVIYSHPQAIAQGKKYVQEHYPQARLEMTASTAYAARFVAEHPEQPFAAIAPHAAADEYGLEVVAQDIQEISQNFTRFWLLGQDKPSLSLPADEKKVSLALTLPDNLPGALYKAMSVFAWRGIDLTKIESRPLKTALGEYFFIIDAEKQQDELLSYALKELTSLGISYKILGNYMVYQIK, translated from the coding sequence ATGCAAGTAGCTTACTTAGGCCCTCGCGGGTCCTTTACTCACCACGTTGCCCAGCAAGCCTTCCCAGAGGCTGATTTGCTAGCTTATGGAACCATAACGGAAGTCATCAAGGCCTTTGAATCAGGGCAAGTAGAGTATTCAGTTGTTCCTGTTGAAAATTCCATTGAGGGCAGTGTTCATGAGACCATTGATTATCTTTTCCATCAGGCGGAAATTCATGCAGTTGCGGAGGTTGTGCAGCCCATCGCCCAACAACTCTTGGCGACCAGTGCAGATAAGCCGATTGAGGTTATTTACTCGCACCCACAGGCCATAGCTCAAGGCAAGAAGTACGTCCAGGAGCATTATCCGCAGGCAAGATTAGAGATGACAGCCAGCACCGCCTACGCGGCACGATTTGTAGCGGAGCATCCCGAGCAACCCTTCGCAGCCATTGCTCCTCATGCAGCAGCGGATGAGTATGGTTTGGAAGTGGTGGCTCAAGATATTCAGGAAATCAGCCAGAACTTTACACGTTTTTGGCTACTGGGACAAGATAAACCAAGTCTTTCATTGCCAGCGGATGAGAAAAAAGTATCTTTGGCTTTGACATTACCGGACAACTTACCAGGTGCTCTTTACAAGGCCATGTCTGTTTTTGCTTGGCGGGGGATTGACCTGACCAAGATTGAAAGTCGGCCTCTCAAAACGGCACTTGGTGAGTACTTCTTTATCATTGACGCGGAGAAGCAGCAGGATGAATTGCTCAGCTATGCCTTAAAAGAATTGACAAGTTTGGGGATTTCTTATAAAATTTTAGGGAACTATATGGTCTATCAGATCAAATAA